Proteins from a genomic interval of Streptomyces sp. NBC_01445:
- a CDS encoding zf-HC2 domain-containing protein: MSGSRPDPAERQLSEQHLGDRLAALVDGELGHDARERGLAHLATCPKCKAEADAQRRLKSVFAEAAPPPPTESFLARLQGLPGGGDDSHGGGTPFGGEGLGGRGFGNGVFGVDPDPFGYAPTGRHNALLASAPAVERGFRIHEVGRGDADRAATRGRRFAFAAAGAVSLAAIALGGVSTGVPADTGGDVRGGGSGSNATPLRSQSAGVATAAESQRRRNMSPMLGQRAGGALNAPVAATESGAPLLSGMATQPGAQSAVYPLAAPLLSGTTTLSPLIRPSTSVPAFESPGSSPETGPGAGLAAAPAASTSGTPTASAR; encoded by the coding sequence GTGAGTGGATCACGTCCGGACCCCGCCGAGCGGCAGCTCTCCGAGCAGCATCTCGGAGACCGGCTCGCCGCCCTTGTCGATGGCGAGCTGGGCCATGACGCCCGCGAGCGGGGACTCGCCCATCTGGCCACCTGTCCGAAGTGCAAGGCCGAGGCCGACGCACAGCGGCGACTGAAGAGTGTCTTCGCCGAGGCGGCACCGCCGCCTCCCACAGAGAGCTTCCTGGCCCGTCTCCAGGGGCTCCCCGGGGGAGGTGACGACTCACACGGCGGCGGCACCCCGTTCGGCGGGGAAGGACTCGGCGGCAGAGGCTTCGGGAACGGAGTCTTCGGAGTAGACCCCGACCCCTTCGGCTACGCCCCGACCGGCCGCCACAACGCACTGCTCGCCAGCGCCCCCGCCGTGGAGCGCGGCTTCCGCATCCATGAGGTCGGACGCGGTGACGCCGACCGCGCGGCCACCCGCGGGCGCCGCTTCGCGTTCGCCGCTGCCGGTGCCGTGTCGCTCGCCGCGATCGCGCTCGGCGGCGTCTCCACCGGCGTTCCCGCCGACACGGGCGGTGACGTCCGGGGCGGCGGTTCGGGCAGCAACGCGACGCCATTGCGCTCCCAGAGCGCCGGCGTCGCCACGGCGGCCGAATCACAGCGCCGCCGGAACATGTCGCCGATGCTCGGACAGCGGGCGGGCGGCGCGCTGAACGCACCGGTCGCCGCCACGGAGTCGGGCGCACCCCTGCTGTCCGGCATGGCCACGCAGCCGGGCGCGCAGAGCGCCGTCTACCCGCTCGCGGCCCCGCTCCTCAGCGGGACCACGACGCTGTCTCCCCTGATACGTCCCTCCACATCCGTCCCCGCATTCGAAAGCCCCGGGTCGAGCCCGGAGACCGGCCCCGGGGCCGGCCTCGCGGCGGCCCCCGCGGCGTCGACCTCCGGCACGCCCACAGCCTCCGCCCGCTGA